In Astatotilapia calliptera chromosome 20, fAstCal1.2, whole genome shotgun sequence, one genomic interval encodes:
- the LOC113013790 gene encoding protein FAM107B, with protein MEGSAVKKKLGYGLLKKGDSSSEQKKLNGSSTEAPSYHNLHRELLLSHKRGLLLEEKPELKRVLEQRRLELHKEAEMAQRQPSDLEMELRKRQQKLQEYEQEEIRQRESQQKIPEFVRVKDNLRRTQTFEQ; from the exons ATGGAGGGGTCAGCTGTAAAAAAA AAACTGGGATATGGGCTTCTCAAAAAAG GTGACAGCAGCAGTGAGCAGAAGAAACTCAACGGCTCCTCAACAGAAGCGCCGAGCTATCATAACCTGCACCGagagctgctgctcagccatAAACG GGGTCTGCTGCTGGAGGAGAAACCGGAGCTGAAGCGAGTGTTGGAGCAGCGCAGACTGGAGCTGCACAAGGAGGCGGAGATGGCACAACGACAGCCCTCAGACCTGGAGATGGAGCTCCGCAAGAGGCAGCAGAAACTGCAAGAG TACGAGCAGGAGGAGATCAGGCAGCGAGAGAGTCAGCAGAAGATCCCAGAGTTTGTCCGTGTGAAGGACAACCTGAGGCGCACACAGACGTTTGAGCAGTGA